In Babylonia areolata isolate BAREFJ2019XMU chromosome 19, ASM4173473v1, whole genome shotgun sequence, a single window of DNA contains:
- the LOC143293685 gene encoding acid-sensing ion channel 1-like — protein MRPQEEEETMKTEPPPVSKELADKTTTFMSETSLHGVKNVSQTERHRISRVSWLLAVLGMTCWLMYALTHQFMRYSDYPHTTSFQLTESKFSPLPAVSVCLKDPLDSQRLQQALPEPHLVIQFLKDRTNLNWSDPHVQQAMSNVTLQQVMDVASFSAREVVVSASTLLTSFNINEDIVTVDVLNDFPQRCYTFKGTKGKPFIEHSLGRLVKDSFTLYLRVPQATIIPFDEVGGVVVSIHNQGELFPGTDRTDAAFGTSVSVKFSATKFDFLPSPYNSMEGQNCLDLNTDSQPPFTPYSFASCVWKRMNDPTTSACGCRTLGDDENVDLPNCTLLQMHECFLPALSLAAVAELASSPCLSECQMTRLETKVSSVPFTAERMAQLPMDINLTSVDFLKIFVQFESDKILTIKHVPAMTLHDIYSDVGGQMGLFLGASLLTVAEVMEYVISLLWISARRLCCKAKAVTSS, from the exons ATGCGGccacaggaagaagaggagacaaTGAAGACAGAACCTCCACCAGTGTCCAAAGAACTGGCCGATAAAACCACCACGTTTATGTCAGAAACGTCACTGCATGGGGTGAAGAACGTCAGCCAAACCGAACGTCACAGAATATCAAG agtgtCGTGGCTTCTGGCGGTGTTGGGCATGACCTGCTGGTTGATGTACGCGCTGACCCATCAGTTCATGCGCTACTCTGACTACCCTCACACCACCTCGTTCCAGCTGACGGAGAGCAAGTTCTCCCCGCTCCCCGCCGTCTCCGTCTGCCTCAAGGACCCGCTGGACAGCCAACGTCTCCAGCAGGCTCTGCCCGAGCCTCACCTCGTGATCCAGTTCCTTAAAGATCGCACCAACCTCAACTGGAGCGACCCGCACGTGCAGCAAGCGATGAGCAACGTGACTCTGCAGCAAGTGATGGACGTCGCTAGCTTCTCAGCCCGCGAGGTCGTCGTCAGCGCTTCCACTTTGCTGACCTCGTTCAACATCAACGAGGACATCGTCACAGTGGACGTGTTGAACGATTTTCCTCAGCGCTGCTACACGTTTAAGGGAACCAAGGG cAAGCCGTTCATCGAACACAGTCTGGGACGTTTGGTGAAAGACTCCTTTACTCTTTATCTCCGGGTGCCTCAAGCCACTATCATCCCGTTTGACGAAGTTGGGGGCGTTGTT GTTTCCATTCACAACCAGGGAGAGTTATTCCCGGGTACCGACCGAACTGATGCAGCTTTTGGGACCTCTGTCAGCGTGAAGTTTTCTGCAACGAAG TTcgacttcctcccttccccttacAACTCGATGGAGGGACAAAACTGTCTGGATCTGAACACGGACTCCCAACCCCCCTTCACACCCTACTCTTTCGCCAGCTGTGTGTGGAAAAGAATGAACGATCCGACGACATCAGCATGTGGCTGCCGGACGCTTGGAGACGATG aaaacGTGGATCTTCCTAACTGCACCCTACTACAGATGCACGAGTGCTTCCTGCCAGCACTAA GCTTGGCGGCTGTTGCGGAACTGGCAAGCAGCCCTTGTCTCAGTGAGTGTCAGATGACGCGACTGGAGACTAAAGTCAGTTCTGTCCCCTTCACCGCCGAGCGAATGGCCCAGCTGCCGATGGACATTAACCTGACCTCTGT AGATTTTCTGAAGATATTCGTGCAATTTGAGAGCGACAAGATACTCACGATCAAGCACGTTCCTGCAATGACACTGCATGATATTTACA GTGATGTTGGGGGCCAAATGGGACTATTTCTGGGCGCTAGTCTGCTGACGGTAGCAGAGGTCATGGAGTACGTCATCAGTCTTCTGTGGATCTCTGCCAGACGTTTGTGTTGCAAGGCGAAAGCAGTCACCTCATCCTGA